Proteins from one Dromiciops gliroides isolate mDroGli1 chromosome 6, mDroGli1.pri, whole genome shotgun sequence genomic window:
- the MADD gene encoding MAP kinase-activating death domain protein isoform X14, translated as MVQKKICPRLLDYLVIIGARQPSSDSVAQTPELLRRYPLEDYPEFPLPPDVVFFCQPEGCLSVRQRRMSLRDDTSFVFTLTDKDTGVTRYGICVNFYRSFQKRMPKEKADGGAGHRTKEGIKTTSAPEEASAEKSESGPALQPPSADSTPDGNQSPRGKRRAKGGSRSRNSTLTSLCVLSHYPFFTTFRECLYTLKRLVDCCSERLLGKKLAIPRGVQRDTMWRIFTGSLLVEEKSSALLHDLREIEAWIYRLLRSPVPISGQKRVDIEVLPQELQPALTFALPDPSRFSLVDFPLHLPLELLGVDACLQVLSCILLEHKVVLQSRDYNALSMSVMAFVAMIYPLEYMFPVIPLLPTCMASAEQLLLAPTPYIIGVPASFFLYKLDFKMPDDVWLVDLDSNRVIAPTNAEVLPILPEPESLELKKHLKQALASMSLNTQPILNLEKFHEGQEIPLLLGRPSSDLQSTPSTEFNPLIYGNDVDSVDVATRVAMVRFFNSPNVLQGFQMHTRTLRLFPRPVVAFQAGSFLASRPRQTPFAEKLARTQAVEYFGEWILNPTNYAFQRIHNNMFDPASIGDKPKWYAHQLQPIYYRVYDSNSQLAEALSVPPEQDSDSDPTDDSGSDSVDYDSSSSYSSLGDFVSEMMKCDINGDTPNVDPLTHAALGDASEVAFDELQGSQGDLDEPGPDSENSQDHPQPRSSSSTTASSSPSTIIHGANTESADSTEVGDKTATGFSNPLRTLPPGLGKFSLDKREAESGGPSEGPGRKRDYDNPYFEPQYGFPTEDDEDDDEQGESYTPRFNQNLSGSRAQQLLRPNSLKLASDSDAESDSRASSPNSTISNNSSEGFGGIMSFASSLYRNHSTSFSLSNLALPTKGAREKTTPFPSLKVFGLNTLMEIVTEAGPGSGEGGRRALVDQKSSVIKHSPTVKRESPSPQGRASNSSENQQFLKEVVHSVLDGQGVGWLSVKKVRRLLESEQLRGFVLSKLTRLAPAEEGAPQETIPDVEISRKVYKGMLDLLKCMVLSLEQSYANAGLGGMASTFGLLEIAQTHYYSKEPDKRKRSPTDSVNTPVGKDPGLTGRGDPKTMAQLRVPQLGPRAPSATGKGPKELDTRSLKEENFVASIELWNKHQEVKKQKALDKQRPEGIKPVFDLGETDEKKSQISADSGVSLMSGSQRSDLESSVSVGPAVMIRSTSQDSEVSNSSGETLGADSDLSSNAGDGPGGDGSAHLAGLRATVSDSEIETNSASGAIFGKTHSLKPSAKEKAVGSPVRPFEDVSQRVYLYEGLLGRDKGSMWDQLEDAAMETFSMSKERSTLWDQMQFWEDAFLDAVMLEREGMGMDQGPQEMIDRYLSLGEHDRKRLEDDEDRLLATLLNNLISYMLLMKVNKNDIRKKVRRLMGKSHIGLVYGQQINEVLDQLASLNGRDVSLQPSGSRHIKKQTFVVHAGTDTSGDIFFMEVCDDCIVLRSSTGAVSERWWYEKLINMTYCPKTKVLCLWRRSGPETQLNKFYTKKCRELYYCVKDSMERAAARQHSAKPGPELGGEFPVQDMRTGEGGLLQVTLEGINLKFMHSQERKVFIELNHIKKCNTVRGVFVLEEFVPETKEVVSHKYKTPMAHEICYSVLCLFSYVAAARSKEAEGRSKPPRPVSS; from the exons ATGGTGCAAAAGAAGATTTGCCCTCGGTTACTGGACTACCTAGTGATCATTGGGGCCAG GCAACCAAGCAGCGATAGTGTGGCCCAGACCCCAGAGTTGCTCCGGCGCTACCCCTTGGAGGACTACCCCGAATTCCCCCTGCCTCCAGATGTGGTGTTTTTCTGCCAGCCTGAGGGATGTCTGAGCGTGCGGCAGAGGCGCATGAGCCTGCGAGACGACACCTCCTTTGTCTTTACCCTCACTGACAAGGACACTGGGGTTACTCGCTATGGCATCTGTGTCAACTTCTACCGCTCCTTCCAGAAGCGGATGCCCAAGGAGAAGGCAGATGGGGGTGCAGGGCACCGCACAAAGGAAGGCATTAAGACCACTTCTGCTCCAGAGGAGGCAAGCGCAGAGAAGTCAGAGAGTGGTCCTGCCTTGCAGCCCCCCAGTGCTGACTCAACCCCTGATGGGAACCAATCTCCCCGGGGCAAGCGCCGGGCTAAGGGGGGCAGCCGCTCCCGCAACAGCACCCTGACATCCCTGTGTGTGCTCAGCCATTACCCTTTCTTCACAACCTTCCGTGAGTGTCTGTACACCCTCAAGCGTTTGGTGGACTGCTGCAGCGAGCGACTCCTCGGCAAGAAGCTGGCCATCCCCCGAGGGGTACAGAG GGACACCATGTGGCGCATCTTCACGGGTTCCCTCCTGGTAGAAGAGAAGTCCAGTGCCCTTCTGCACGACCTTCGTGAGATCGAGGCCTGGATCTATCGATTGTTGCGCTCCCCCGTGCCCATATCTGGCCAGAAGCGAGTGGACATTGAAGTTCTACCCCAGGAGCTACAGCCTGCTCTGACCTTTGCCCTCCCTGACCCATCTCGATTCTCTCTGGTGGATTTCCCATTGCATCTGCCCTTGGAACTTCTGGGTGTAGATGCCTGTTTACAGGTGTTGTCTTGCATCTTGCTGGAGCACAAG GTGGTGCTACAGTCCCGAGACTACAACGCGCTCTCCATGTCGGTGATGGCATTTGTGGCAATGATCTACCCCCTAGAGTACATGTTTCCTGTCATTCCATTGCTTCCTACTTGCATGGCATCTGCAGAGCAG CTGCTTTTGGCCCCTACTCCTTATATCATCGGGGTCCCTGCCAGCTTCTTCCTCTACAAACTGGACTTCAAGATGCCAGATGATGTATGGCTGGTGGATCTGGACAGCAACCGG GTGATCGCACCAACCAATGCAGAGGTGTTGCCCATCCTGCCCGAGCCTGAATCCTTAGAACTGAAAAAGCACTTGAAGCAG GCACTGGCCAGCATGAGTCTGAACACCCAGCCTATCCTCAACCTGGAGAAGTTCCATGAGGGTCAGGAGATCCCGCTGCTCTTGGGAAGGCCGTCCAGTGATTTGCAGTCCACACCTTCCACTGAGTTCAATCCCCTCATCTATGGCAACGACGTGGATTCTGTGGATGTGGCTACCAG ggtggctaTGGTGAGATTCTTCAATTCCCCCAATGTGCTTCAAGGTTTCCAGATGCACACACGAACTCTGCGCCTCTTCCCCCGGCCCGTGGTAGCCTTCCAAGCTGGCTCTTTCCTAGCCTCACGCCCCCGACAGACCCCTTTTGCTGAGAAATTGGCCAGGACCCAAGCTGTGGAGTACTTTGGCGAATGGATCCTCAACCCCACCAACTATGCTTTCCAGAGAATCCACAACA ACATGTTTGATCCAGCCTCGATCGGCGACAAGCCGAAGTGGTACGCACACCAGCTCCAGCCGATCTATTACCGAGTCTATGACAGTAACTCCCAGCTGGCCGAGGCACTGAGCGTACCGCCTGAGCAGGACTCTGACTCTGACCCCACTGACGACAG TGGCAGTGACAGTGTGGATTACGACTCAAGCTCTTCCTATTCATCCCTTGGTGACTTTGTTAGTGAAATGATGAAATGTGACATCAACGGTGATACACCCA ATGTGGATCCACTAACACATGCAGCTCTGGGTGACGCCAGTGAGGTAGCATTTGATGAGCTGCAGGGAAGCCAGGGGGATTTGGACGAGCCTGGTCCGGACAGTGAGAATTCCCAGGACCACCCCCAGCCTCGCTCCAGCTCCAGCACCACGGCCAGCAGCAGTCCCAGCACCATCATTCACGGAGCCAACACT GAATCTGCTGATTCTACAGAGGTGGGTGACAAGACAGCGACAGGATTCTCCAATCCTCTCCGCACTCTGCCCCCTGGTCTTGGCAAATTCAGCCTGGATAAGCGCGAGGCCGAGAGCGGAGGCCCCTCAGAGGGGCCGGGGCGCAAGCGCGACTACGACAACCCATACTTCGAACCTCAGTACGGATTTCCCACTGAGGATGATGAAGACGATGACGAGCAGGGAGAGAGCTATACCCCAAGATTTAACCAAAACCTCAGTGGTAGTAG GGCCCAGCAGCTCCTTCGGCCCAATAGCCTAAAGCTGGCAAGCGATTCAGATGCAGAGTCAGACTCTCGGGCAAGCTCTCCCAACTCCACCATCTCCAACAACAGCAGCGAAGGCTTCGGGGGCATCATGTCCTTTGCCA GTAGCCTGTACCGGAACCATAGCACCAGCTTCAGTCTCTCAAACCTTGCACTGCCCACCAAAGGGGCCAGAGAGAAGACAACACCCTTCCCTAGTCTCAAAG TATTTGGGCTAAATACTCTAATGGAGATTGTTACTGAAGCCGGCCCCGGGAGCGGTGAAG GAGGCCGGCGAGCCTTGGTGGATCAGAAGTCATCCGTCATCAAGCATAGTCCCACCGTGAAAAGAGAGTCTCCGTCACCCCAGGGGCGGGCCAGCAATTCCAG CGAGAACCAGCAGTTCCTGAAGGAGGTTGTGCACAGCGTGCTGGACGGCCAAGGAGTGGGCTGGCTTAGCGTGAAGAAGGTGAGGCGGCTTCTGGAGAGCGAGCAGCTCCGTGGCTTCGTTCTCAGCAAGCTGACCCGCCTGGCGCCGGCCGAGGAAGGCGCCCCCCAGGAGACGATCCCTGATGTG GAGATAAGCCGCAAGGTCTACAAGGGGATGCTAGACCTTCTGAAATGTATGGTGCTGAGCCTGGAGCAGTCCTATGCTAACGCTGGCCTCGGCGGCATGGCCAGCACCTTTGGGCTCCTGGAGATTGCCCAGACCCACTACTACAGCAAAG AGCCAGATAAACGGAAGAGAAGTCCTACAGATAGTGTGAACACACCAGTTGGCAAGGATCCAGGCCTGACTGGGCGGGGAGACCCAAAGACCATGGCCCAGCTGAGGGTTCCCCAGTTGGGACCACGGGCACCAAGTGCCACAGGAAAGGGCCCCAAGGAGCTGGACACCAGAAGTctaaaggaagagaattttgtgGCTTCTATTG AGTTGTGGAACAAGCACCAGgaagtgaaaaaacaaaaagctttggACAAACAGA GGCCTGAGGGAATTAAACCTGTCTTTGACCTTGGTGAGACAGATGAGAAGAAGTCCCAGATCAGCGCAGACAGTGGAGTGAGCCTGATGTCTGGTTCTCAG AGAAGTGACCTGGAATCCAGCGTTAGTGTAGGCCCAGCAGTTATGATCCGAAGCACAAGCCAGGATTCTGAA GTGAGTAACAGCTCTGGAGAGACCCTGGGAGCAGACAGCGACCTGAGCAGCAATGCAGGTGATGGACCAGGTGGCGATGGCAGCGCCCACCTGGCAGGACTTCGTGCCACTGTGTCTGACAGCGAAATTGAGACCAATTCTGCCTCAGGCGCCATCTTT GGCAAAACCCACAGTCTGAAGCCAAGTGCAAAGGAGAAAGCAGTGGGCAGCCCGGTTCGTCCTTTTGAAGACGTGAGCCAGCGTGTCTACCTCTATGAGGGACTCCTAG GAAGGGACAAAGGATCCATGTGGGACCAGTTAGAGGATGCAGCTATGGAGACCTTCTCTATGA GTAAGGAGCGTTCTACCCTGTGGGACCAGATGCAGTTCTGGGAAGATGCCTTCCTTGATGCCGTGATGttggagagagaaggaatgggCATGGATCAGGGACCCCAGGAAATGATCGACAG GTACCTGTCCCTGGGAGAACATGACCGGAAGCGTCTGGAGGATGATGAAGATCGATTGCTGGCCACACTCTTGAACAACCTCATCTCTTATATGCTTCTGATGAAG GTAAACAAAAATGACATCCGGAAGAAGGTGAGGCGACTGATGGGGAAGTCACATATTGGGCTTGTGTATGGCCAGCAGATAAACGAGGTGCTAGATCAGCTAGCCAGCCTG AATGGGCGGGACGTGTCTCTCCAGCCAAGTGGCAGCCGTCACATCAAGAAACAAACATTTGTGGTGCACGCGGGGACAGACACCAGTGGGGATATCTTCTTCATGGAG GTGTGTGACGACTGTATCGTCTTACGCAGCAGCACGGGCGCGGTGTCCGAGCGCTGGTGGTACGAGAAGCTCATCAACATGACCTACTGCCCCAAGACCAAGGTGCTGTGCCTGTGGAGAAGGAGCGGGCCTGAGACGCAGCTCAACAAGTTCTACACCAAGAAG TGTCGGGAGCTGTACTACTGTGTGAAGGACAGCATGGAGCGTGCTGCGGCCCGACAGCACAGCGCCAAGCCAG GTCCAGAGCTGGGTGGTGAGTTCCCAGTGCAAGACATGAGGACGGGCGAGGGTGGCTTGCTTCAGGTTACGCTGGAGGGGATCAACCTTAAGTTCATGCATAGCCAG GAGCGGAAG GTTTTCATAGAGCTGAATCACATTAAAAAGTGCAATACAGTTCGAGGCGTCTTTGTCCTGGAGGAATTTG TTCCTGAAACTAAAGAAGTGGTGAGCCACAAGTACAAGACGCCAATG GCCCACGAGATCTGCTACTCCGTGTTGTGTCTCTTCTCTTATGTGGCTGCTGCTCGGAGCAAGGAGGCTGAGGGCAGAAGCAAACCCCCCCGGCCAGTCTCTAGCTGA
- the MADD gene encoding MAP kinase-activating death domain protein isoform X24 translates to MVQKKICPRLLDYLVIIGARQPSSDSVAQTPELLRRYPLEDYPEFPLPPDVVFFCQPEGCLSVRQRRMSLRDDTSFVFTLTDKDTGVTRYGICVNFYRSFQKRMPKEKADGGAGHRTKEGIKTTSAPEEASAEKSESGPALQPPSADSTPDGNQSPRGKRRAKGGSRSRNSTLTSLCVLSHYPFFTTFRECLYTLKRLVDCCSERLLGKKLAIPRGVQRDTMWRIFTGSLLVEEKSSALLHDLREIEAWIYRLLRSPVPISGQKRVDIEVLPQELQPALTFALPDPSRFSLVDFPLHLPLELLGVDACLQVLSCILLEHKVVLQSRDYNALSMSVMAFVAMIYPLEYMFPVIPLLPTCMASAEQLLLAPTPYIIGVPASFFLYKLDFKMPDDVWLVDLDSNRVIAPTNAEVLPILPEPESLELKKHLKQALASMSLNTQPILNLEKFHEGQEIPLLLGRPSSDLQSTPSTEFNPLIYGNDVDSVDVATRVAMVRFFNSPNVLQGFQMHTRTLRLFPRPVVAFQAGSFLASRPRQTPFAEKLARTQAVEYFGEWILNPTNYAFQRIHNNMFDPASIGDKPKWYAHQLQPIYYRVYDSNSQLAEALSVPPEQDSDSDPTDDSGSDSVDYDSSSSYSSLGDFVSEMMKCDINGDTPNVDPLTHAALGDASEVAFDELQGSQGDLDEPGPDSENSQDHPQPRSSSSTTASSSPSTIIHGANTESADSTEVGDKTATGFSNPLRTLPPGLGKFSLDKREAESGGPSEGPGRKRDYDNPYFEPQYGFPTEDDEDDDEQGESYTPRFNQNLSGSRAQQLLRPNSLKLASDSDAESDSRASSPNSTISNNSSEGFGGIMSFASSLYRNHSTSFSLSNLALPTKGAREKTTPFPSLKGGRRALVDQKSSVIKHSPTVKRESPSPQGRASNSSENQQFLKEVVHSVLDGQGVGWLSVKKVRRLLESEQLRGFVLSKLTRLAPAEEGAPQETIPDVEISRKVYKGMLDLLKCMVLSLEQSYANAGLGGMASTFGLLEIAQTHYYSKEPDKRKRSPTDSVNTPVGKDPGLTGRGDPKTMAQLRVPQLGPRAPSATGKGPKELDTRSLKEENFVASIGPEGIKPVFDLGETDEKKSQISADSGVSLMSGSQRSDLESSVSVGPAVMIRSTSQDSEVSTVVSNSSGETLGADSDLSSNAGDGPGGDGSAHLAGLRATVSDSEIETNSASGAIFGKTHSLKPSAKEKAVGSPVRPFEDVSQRVYLYEGLLGRDKGSMWDQLEDAAMETFSMSKERSTLWDQMQFWEDAFLDAVMLEREGMGMDQGPQEMIDRYLSLGEHDRKRLEDDEDRLLATLLNNLISYMLLMKVNKNDIRKKVRRLMGKSHIGLVYGQQINEVLDQLASLNGRDVSLQPSGSRHIKKQTFVVHAGTDTSGDIFFMEVCDDCIVLRSSTGAVSERWWYEKLINMTYCPKTKVLCLWRRSGPETQLNKFYTKKCRELYYCVKDSMERAAARQHSAKPGPELGGEFPVQDMRTGEGGLLQVTLEGINLKFMHSQERKVFIELNHIKKCNTVRGVFVLEEFVPETKEVVSHKYKTPMAHEICYSVLCLFSYVAAARSKEAEGRSKPPRPVSS, encoded by the exons ATGGTGCAAAAGAAGATTTGCCCTCGGTTACTGGACTACCTAGTGATCATTGGGGCCAG GCAACCAAGCAGCGATAGTGTGGCCCAGACCCCAGAGTTGCTCCGGCGCTACCCCTTGGAGGACTACCCCGAATTCCCCCTGCCTCCAGATGTGGTGTTTTTCTGCCAGCCTGAGGGATGTCTGAGCGTGCGGCAGAGGCGCATGAGCCTGCGAGACGACACCTCCTTTGTCTTTACCCTCACTGACAAGGACACTGGGGTTACTCGCTATGGCATCTGTGTCAACTTCTACCGCTCCTTCCAGAAGCGGATGCCCAAGGAGAAGGCAGATGGGGGTGCAGGGCACCGCACAAAGGAAGGCATTAAGACCACTTCTGCTCCAGAGGAGGCAAGCGCAGAGAAGTCAGAGAGTGGTCCTGCCTTGCAGCCCCCCAGTGCTGACTCAACCCCTGATGGGAACCAATCTCCCCGGGGCAAGCGCCGGGCTAAGGGGGGCAGCCGCTCCCGCAACAGCACCCTGACATCCCTGTGTGTGCTCAGCCATTACCCTTTCTTCACAACCTTCCGTGAGTGTCTGTACACCCTCAAGCGTTTGGTGGACTGCTGCAGCGAGCGACTCCTCGGCAAGAAGCTGGCCATCCCCCGAGGGGTACAGAG GGACACCATGTGGCGCATCTTCACGGGTTCCCTCCTGGTAGAAGAGAAGTCCAGTGCCCTTCTGCACGACCTTCGTGAGATCGAGGCCTGGATCTATCGATTGTTGCGCTCCCCCGTGCCCATATCTGGCCAGAAGCGAGTGGACATTGAAGTTCTACCCCAGGAGCTACAGCCTGCTCTGACCTTTGCCCTCCCTGACCCATCTCGATTCTCTCTGGTGGATTTCCCATTGCATCTGCCCTTGGAACTTCTGGGTGTAGATGCCTGTTTACAGGTGTTGTCTTGCATCTTGCTGGAGCACAAG GTGGTGCTACAGTCCCGAGACTACAACGCGCTCTCCATGTCGGTGATGGCATTTGTGGCAATGATCTACCCCCTAGAGTACATGTTTCCTGTCATTCCATTGCTTCCTACTTGCATGGCATCTGCAGAGCAG CTGCTTTTGGCCCCTACTCCTTATATCATCGGGGTCCCTGCCAGCTTCTTCCTCTACAAACTGGACTTCAAGATGCCAGATGATGTATGGCTGGTGGATCTGGACAGCAACCGG GTGATCGCACCAACCAATGCAGAGGTGTTGCCCATCCTGCCCGAGCCTGAATCCTTAGAACTGAAAAAGCACTTGAAGCAG GCACTGGCCAGCATGAGTCTGAACACCCAGCCTATCCTCAACCTGGAGAAGTTCCATGAGGGTCAGGAGATCCCGCTGCTCTTGGGAAGGCCGTCCAGTGATTTGCAGTCCACACCTTCCACTGAGTTCAATCCCCTCATCTATGGCAACGACGTGGATTCTGTGGATGTGGCTACCAG ggtggctaTGGTGAGATTCTTCAATTCCCCCAATGTGCTTCAAGGTTTCCAGATGCACACACGAACTCTGCGCCTCTTCCCCCGGCCCGTGGTAGCCTTCCAAGCTGGCTCTTTCCTAGCCTCACGCCCCCGACAGACCCCTTTTGCTGAGAAATTGGCCAGGACCCAAGCTGTGGAGTACTTTGGCGAATGGATCCTCAACCCCACCAACTATGCTTTCCAGAGAATCCACAACA ACATGTTTGATCCAGCCTCGATCGGCGACAAGCCGAAGTGGTACGCACACCAGCTCCAGCCGATCTATTACCGAGTCTATGACAGTAACTCCCAGCTGGCCGAGGCACTGAGCGTACCGCCTGAGCAGGACTCTGACTCTGACCCCACTGACGACAG TGGCAGTGACAGTGTGGATTACGACTCAAGCTCTTCCTATTCATCCCTTGGTGACTTTGTTAGTGAAATGATGAAATGTGACATCAACGGTGATACACCCA ATGTGGATCCACTAACACATGCAGCTCTGGGTGACGCCAGTGAGGTAGCATTTGATGAGCTGCAGGGAAGCCAGGGGGATTTGGACGAGCCTGGTCCGGACAGTGAGAATTCCCAGGACCACCCCCAGCCTCGCTCCAGCTCCAGCACCACGGCCAGCAGCAGTCCCAGCACCATCATTCACGGAGCCAACACT GAATCTGCTGATTCTACAGAGGTGGGTGACAAGACAGCGACAGGATTCTCCAATCCTCTCCGCACTCTGCCCCCTGGTCTTGGCAAATTCAGCCTGGATAAGCGCGAGGCCGAGAGCGGAGGCCCCTCAGAGGGGCCGGGGCGCAAGCGCGACTACGACAACCCATACTTCGAACCTCAGTACGGATTTCCCACTGAGGATGATGAAGACGATGACGAGCAGGGAGAGAGCTATACCCCAAGATTTAACCAAAACCTCAGTGGTAGTAG GGCCCAGCAGCTCCTTCGGCCCAATAGCCTAAAGCTGGCAAGCGATTCAGATGCAGAGTCAGACTCTCGGGCAAGCTCTCCCAACTCCACCATCTCCAACAACAGCAGCGAAGGCTTCGGGGGCATCATGTCCTTTGCCA GTAGCCTGTACCGGAACCATAGCACCAGCTTCAGTCTCTCAAACCTTGCACTGCCCACCAAAGGGGCCAGAGAGAAGACAACACCCTTCCCTAGTCTCAAAG GAGGCCGGCGAGCCTTGGTGGATCAGAAGTCATCCGTCATCAAGCATAGTCCCACCGTGAAAAGAGAGTCTCCGTCACCCCAGGGGCGGGCCAGCAATTCCAG CGAGAACCAGCAGTTCCTGAAGGAGGTTGTGCACAGCGTGCTGGACGGCCAAGGAGTGGGCTGGCTTAGCGTGAAGAAGGTGAGGCGGCTTCTGGAGAGCGAGCAGCTCCGTGGCTTCGTTCTCAGCAAGCTGACCCGCCTGGCGCCGGCCGAGGAAGGCGCCCCCCAGGAGACGATCCCTGATGTG GAGATAAGCCGCAAGGTCTACAAGGGGATGCTAGACCTTCTGAAATGTATGGTGCTGAGCCTGGAGCAGTCCTATGCTAACGCTGGCCTCGGCGGCATGGCCAGCACCTTTGGGCTCCTGGAGATTGCCCAGACCCACTACTACAGCAAAG AGCCAGATAAACGGAAGAGAAGTCCTACAGATAGTGTGAACACACCAGTTGGCAAGGATCCAGGCCTGACTGGGCGGGGAGACCCAAAGACCATGGCCCAGCTGAGGGTTCCCCAGTTGGGACCACGGGCACCAAGTGCCACAGGAAAGGGCCCCAAGGAGCTGGACACCAGAAGTctaaaggaagagaattttgtgGCTTCTATTG GGCCTGAGGGAATTAAACCTGTCTTTGACCTTGGTGAGACAGATGAGAAGAAGTCCCAGATCAGCGCAGACAGTGGAGTGAGCCTGATGTCTGGTTCTCAG AGAAGTGACCTGGAATCCAGCGTTAGTGTAGGCCCAGCAGTTATGATCCGAAGCACAAGCCAGGATTCTGAAGTTAGCACTGTG GTGAGTAACAGCTCTGGAGAGACCCTGGGAGCAGACAGCGACCTGAGCAGCAATGCAGGTGATGGACCAGGTGGCGATGGCAGCGCCCACCTGGCAGGACTTCGTGCCACTGTGTCTGACAGCGAAATTGAGACCAATTCTGCCTCAGGCGCCATCTTT GGCAAAACCCACAGTCTGAAGCCAAGTGCAAAGGAGAAAGCAGTGGGCAGCCCGGTTCGTCCTTTTGAAGACGTGAGCCAGCGTGTCTACCTCTATGAGGGACTCCTAG GAAGGGACAAAGGATCCATGTGGGACCAGTTAGAGGATGCAGCTATGGAGACCTTCTCTATGA GTAAGGAGCGTTCTACCCTGTGGGACCAGATGCAGTTCTGGGAAGATGCCTTCCTTGATGCCGTGATGttggagagagaaggaatgggCATGGATCAGGGACCCCAGGAAATGATCGACAG GTACCTGTCCCTGGGAGAACATGACCGGAAGCGTCTGGAGGATGATGAAGATCGATTGCTGGCCACACTCTTGAACAACCTCATCTCTTATATGCTTCTGATGAAG GTAAACAAAAATGACATCCGGAAGAAGGTGAGGCGACTGATGGGGAAGTCACATATTGGGCTTGTGTATGGCCAGCAGATAAACGAGGTGCTAGATCAGCTAGCCAGCCTG AATGGGCGGGACGTGTCTCTCCAGCCAAGTGGCAGCCGTCACATCAAGAAACAAACATTTGTGGTGCACGCGGGGACAGACACCAGTGGGGATATCTTCTTCATGGAG GTGTGTGACGACTGTATCGTCTTACGCAGCAGCACGGGCGCGGTGTCCGAGCGCTGGTGGTACGAGAAGCTCATCAACATGACCTACTGCCCCAAGACCAAGGTGCTGTGCCTGTGGAGAAGGAGCGGGCCTGAGACGCAGCTCAACAAGTTCTACACCAAGAAG TGTCGGGAGCTGTACTACTGTGTGAAGGACAGCATGGAGCGTGCTGCGGCCCGACAGCACAGCGCCAAGCCAG GTCCAGAGCTGGGTGGTGAGTTCCCAGTGCAAGACATGAGGACGGGCGAGGGTGGCTTGCTTCAGGTTACGCTGGAGGGGATCAACCTTAAGTTCATGCATAGCCAG GAGCGGAAG GTTTTCATAGAGCTGAATCACATTAAAAAGTGCAATACAGTTCGAGGCGTCTTTGTCCTGGAGGAATTTG TTCCTGAAACTAAAGAAGTGGTGAGCCACAAGTACAAGACGCCAATG GCCCACGAGATCTGCTACTCCGTGTTGTGTCTCTTCTCTTATGTGGCTGCTGCTCGGAGCAAGGAGGCTGAGGGCAGAAGCAAACCCCCCCGGCCAGTCTCTAGCTGA